The following DNA comes from Hypomesus transpacificus isolate Combined female chromosome 5, fHypTra1, whole genome shotgun sequence.
CACCTCTCATCCTGTCCTCACCTGTCCTTGCCTGTCCCTGTTTTTTTCTCATGCCCTTCAGGTGACATTTCTGTTCCTCCCTTGTTTTCTGCACGGGTAATCTAGCATGGCTGCGCTCCGTTGACCCTGTCGGTGTGATGCAGCCCAGATGTGGGTTGTGATACGATACAATCTGCGGGCGCTGTCTGCTCAGTGTAGTGTAGAGTCTCTCGATGTTATGGTTTGTGAACAGAACCACTGAAAACCCCTTCAGGCACGAGGCCAGGCACATGGGGCAGCAGAGGAATCTGTGACTCTTACTTTCTGCAGAGGGTCACGTCGACCACTCAGGAATACAGTGTCAATTCATATTGGTCCCAAGGATCCCAAAGTGCTGGGCTAATGGAGTTCATCTATACTTAAAATGTATACTTAAAATGTAAGACCCAAAACCAAAACATATAGGGAAAAATCACATCTGCAATATTCACAGCATTTTAACATAGATGTTTATTATGTCACATTTGCAGATGTTACTTCAGCATGTCACGTCATTTATAACAGAGCTGAGAATTTGAAACTATAACCAAACAGTTTCCTTTTCAACAAACATGATAAACCAAGCTAGAGTTCCAGCCTAAATTTGGTTCCAACTGAATCTATAGGATCATAAAGAAATGTGCCTTGGGATGTACtcaggacagacagatcacCTGAAAGAGACCGTGACTCAGGTGACACGTGATTGTTCATCCTTTGATCTGTTCACggtcatcctcctccccttcaaCCAAGTCTTATCTGTAACCTCCAAACCCCATTTTACAACTCACTAGGAGTATCAGCCATTTGCCATGTAGTTCCAACTACTACTGACGCAACAGCCAGTGGTTTGAAAGATTGACAATTCCATCCAGTGGTTTAGGCAGGGGGTCCTCACCTGTTGAAAAATAAGGCAGAATAAAATGAATCTGatttcaaaccttattgattATTTATTGAGCGTGTGTAGTCCTTGGGTTATTCTACATCTAAGAAAAGGGACTTTCAAATATCAGAAAGTTTTGTATGCTTTTGAAATTactgaggcagacagacagtagcctatatatagGCTACCTGCTGCATGGGAAGAAATACAAAGCACCACTGTTCAACAAGTAGCCGGCCTGTGGTGTGTATAACGCCAGAGCGCATTACATTTGAGAGTAAACGATTGAATAAGAAAAAGTAAACATTCACGCTTTCCGACCGATGACACATACCTTCGATAGCTTGTTGGCTGTCTTACCTTGGGCAGTCTTGACATTGGATAAGTGACCTTCCGTTGTTCAGATGTAATCATTGTCGACATCCCTGCATATGTACCAAAGGATGACGTAAAGAATGAGCAGAATGGCGAAGAGAAAAAGAGCAATGAATATGGCTTTGGTTATAGGGGAGTCCATCGACTGCATGACTGGAAGAAGAGACGAACGGAGATGCGGATCGGTTGGGCTCTCATGATATCAAAATTCAAGGCGCCTCTCTCCAGTCCCTGTCGACTGATAACGTGCATTGACCTTGTGcagcacagagcaggaggaatTTGTTTAAGATAACTTCATCGATCTACTGGAATTCCTATTCCTAAGATCCTAAGACAATCTTAACGGCTTAACTGTTACAATTTGTTTGTATGAAGAAATAGAACTAAAAGCTAGACTATGTATTTTCCCCTTAATGAGCAGTAGCCTAATTAACTTAGTAAAGAAATCGACATCAACTGATCTAAGCTTGGCAACAAGCTAATGTCATATTTTTggtacattttcatttttattaGTAATGAGGCCCTACTCAAACAGTCACTATAACAGGTGTTGTTCTAGCCGTCCTGGTCTGAGTAGTAGTACTGATCCTCTTCCCCTGAATCACTGTCCTCTTCACCTTCCCCAGTCTGGTTGGTGACCAGCCGCTCAGGTGGTTGTGGTCTGGGGAGGATTGAGGGAGGAGATGTTGCTGTGGGTAAAGGCCCGACCTGAGGTCCTCTACCCTGGATGTTACTAGCAGCGTTCTCAGCGCCCTCAGCGGGGGATGGGGCTGAGGCTGATGGCGGGGAAGGACACGGTGAGCCCTCCATGTGTTGGGCACGACCCAGCAGCATCTGCACCATTTGGTTGGCATGGTTCTTATCAGTCTTGATCTTCAGGGTGAATCTAGGATGGGGGCAATTTCCTGATCCATCGCCTGATACAATTTCTATCTCCGTGATTTGTAATCTGTTCCAAATATAGATTTTTACAAGGTAGACCGAGGTCATTTGTACGGAGCATTGAGGTAAAATTAACATCACTGCTAATGAGAAATGTAACGTTATTAACCTCCTTTACCTTTCCGTTGCTCTTTGATTCCTGAAGCGTTTGAAAATCCAACACATAGCAGCCAGCACCAGGAGAAGAAGTAGCAGAACCACCACAAAGACGATGAACACGTCTGAATTCAGCCACTGGGACAAGGTCCCATAACTGTCGCCCCTGGCACTCATCCCTAAAGAGTTAACAGAAATAGACACTGCATagtaatgtgtgagtgtgtgcgcgtgcgtgtgtggtgtttaAACTTCACCTTTATTGACTTGTGACTTGTGTCTCCCGCAACGGTTTGGTGAGGGGACAAGAAACAAAGCAAGGAGGTCGAGATGTCTGGTGCTCCCTCTCTGGCGGCACTTCTGTCACATCCATGTGTCAACGGCGATTAAAGATGAGACACAGCTGTGCATACTTGTTTATTCTTTGCACTTTCTTGTGGTCTGGGTCATGTCCGCTGCCTATGCTTCAACATGGATCATCGTAACTTATTCAATCGTAAGAAGAGACAGTAAAGGTGTTGGGTTTGAATACCTTGATAAATTATTCTTGCACAATTTCCAAGTTGGCTTACATTATGGAAAAACTTTCACATTAGggtttatataggcctataccATACTAATGGAATCCTATTTATTAATGTAATTGTTTAATCAGGCCAATTTACCATTGCTTCACGCAGAACCTTTACCCTAAAGCAAAGACTACTCAAGGAGATTTCCAATAGTCGATTTGTTTACATTATCTCGGCCCATTGACGTCACTCCATACACTTACAGTTTTGAAAAGAATCAGTCAACCAATTTATTTACGTCATAAGATGAACATCATAATGTATTGTGAATTCCAAAGATGGAGCCGTTGCACCAGGTGGCAGCAAAGACAATAAGCCAACCGAACCCTCCCTAGGGGAACCCACTGTCTTGGACTGAATTAGCGATCGTAACGGTCTCAGCTGATGGTTTTTTTTGTAGCAAAAGTTGGACGAGGATCGGTCGttcctttgttttgtttatcttccatatgtgcatctccatcattGAGGACGATGCCAACACATCTTGATACACTGCCAACGATCCAATTaattaaagatacataaaagcaactactaacGCGATACGATTCACCCATATTGTGATGCAGTGGGATTAAACAAGATGCGATTCAACGAGATGCGATGCGAAACAAtatgatgctatgcaatttaatatggtacataatgATTTATTTCTTTGTCAGACTCATAAATTAACTAAAAAAGTTAACGTTTTACCTCACATATTaacaaagtctctgacaaaagaTAATATAAAGTCAGACCTGGACTttgccttaaaccagtccttctttcctgtAGTATGAGTTCtctgaatgtaggcctactggcagtcacaagctgctgtaaacactgtcaTAACACCTCACACGCTAAATAGAACTCATACGTCCCACTTTATTCTCAATGACAGTTATCTCTCGTCTTACTTTttcgtacacaacagggatttgtttctcggcgaatagcttcctattcttgctaggggtaccagtggagctagccactgactgtagccatagctgaatccgaggaagaggcagaggtctccacacaaataccatctACATTTgccgtgctgcctgtgtactttatagcaGTACGATATATCTTGCTAAAGATGTGGATATTGTCATATTGCCCATCTTTCTTAGAAAATCCAAAGTGTTGCCAAACCTTGGATTTATTGCAATTCTTAGGAACGTGTAACTCCTCCGCCGCCatgataacactcgcccgaacacgcctcCAATTCGCGCGAAACTTGGCCAAGAGACTTgacgagaatcggccactgacagcagtggagatgAGAGCGCGCTTAAGGAACAGTTAGAGAGGAGGATTCTATCTAAATATATTGCAATTATAAGTCACAAATCATTGGTCCCATTTCTAAATACTAAAGATGTTCGCCTACTCACGATTCTATATACATCTGATTATACCGATGCAAAAATGTAAGAAACATGCATCGCGATTTCATCCCACATTGCATCCGGTCAATGTGGTCAGATAGATTTGCACTTAAAGCAAGTCTTTTTAATCTTTTGAAATAAAATGCAAACCAAAATATGGACAAACATAGACAAATTTAACCAAGGATACAAATATAGAaatgttttttacatttttcaaaaagaAATACCATAGGAACTTTCAACAGTTTCTGTACCAACACAAACCATACTTTTAAACATATAATTTTTATTTTGTCAATTGTAATCCCGTACATTAACTGAACATTAAAAAGCATACATTAACCTGTAACGTGTAATGGCAAGAACTGTGGCATTGTAAACAGTTATACATACATTTCATTTTGGCAAGGAACACATTGAAAATACTGTATGCTATGCAGCACATAGGtagggttttctttttttctgtttcagtGTAAAAACTACTGTATTCACATACTTTCAAGAGGCACTTTAAAGTAGATACACACTTCCACGTTGCTTGGCAAGACTAGTGGCTTTAAGGAGTAAATAGTGACCCCTTTACTAAATAGCATAACTGgagcaaagtaaaaaaaaaaaacattacatttttagGTAACAACCTGATATATTCAGTATAAAAATACATACAGTAGAAACAATGCAGAAGTATATACACGGAGCATGACACTCGAGACAAAATACACATAACAAAACCCAGATCTACCTGACATAGCACACAAGCAGACAGGACAACTATGACAGTGCCTTATAGAGACTCAACAAGGACTCTGTAAGGAAAATAGACGGGTCTTAAATGAGAATTTAAATGTATCGAGGCGAGGGGAAGACTGGACCCACagtgaatcagaatcagaaaggttATTCTACAGCACTGGAGCAGAAACAAAGAATGCACAAACATCCTTTTACTTGGCATGGTATATATAAAAGCACCTGGTTTGAGACCTTAATGTGCTGATAAGGTCAGAGATACGGGGAGttaggtggctgaacggtgagggaatcgggctggtaatctgaaggtcgccagttcgattcccggccgagccaaatgacgttgtgtccttgggcaaggcacttcaccctacttgtctcggggggaatgtccctgtacttactgtaagtcgctctggataagagcgtctgctaaaatgactaattgTAATTGTAATTATATAAAGACAATTTTTTAATAACAGTACTGCAATGTTACAGTAGTCAGTAGTAGTGGTAGAGGTCAGTGTTAAGACTGCTGCACGTCTTCAGATGGATGCTCAGTACAATGTCCCATCCTATGCAGAAGACAGGAAGAGTTTGGCCTTCTTCTTTTGGGACGTACACCTGGAGATCATCAACAGCGTTAGCTTGTCCTTTCttgcgtgcgtttgtgtgaacgtgcgtgcgtgcgcgtttGTGTCGATActtttgtgtgcaggtgtgcgtgtatgcgtgcCTGGGCATGATACTTACACTGTCCACCCTGCCACCAAACACAGTGACAGGATTAACACTGTGATGCCAACCACGGCACCAACCACCCCCACATCCAGGTCTTGCTCTGGAACAACCTGTATATCTACAACCCACAGAGGCAACAGTCCATGCTGTCAGTATACATTAGATATGCATAGCTGTAACTTCACTCAGGCCAAAAACCTACTGTATGTAGGCAGAGGAATAAATTGAGGTTTACAACTTAATACAGTGAACAGTTTgatgatggatgaatggatacaAAGACGAGGATAGGCAAGATAAGTCTGGGCGCAGAGctctttatatatttattatcaAGGGTGGGAAACCAGTCAGTAGAGATGATGCGTCAGGTTAAAGATCCAGGACAGAGTCCCAGATGGTTCAAGACATTGTGCTGAGGTTGGGTGGTCGTTAAGTCTAAAACGTTAACATGCAGGGAGATGTGTCTTGGGCCGGTAGCTCCACCCGTGTAGTGTCTTGTGGCCGGTATCTCCACGCCTGCTGTTTCCTGGGGCAGGTAGCTCCGCCCCTGCTGTGTCCTGGGGCGGGTAGCTCCGCCCCTGCTGTGTCCTGGGGCGGGTAGCTTCATTCCTGCTGTGTCTTGTGGCGGGTAGCTCCACCCCTGCTGTTTCTTGTGGCGGGTAGCTCCGCCCCTGCTGTTTCTTGTGGCGGGTAGCTCCACCCCTGCTGTGTCTTGTGGCGGGTAGCTCCACCCCTGCTGTGTCCTGGGGCGGGTAGCTCCGCCCCTGCTGTGTCCTGGGGCTGGTAGCTCCGCCCCTGCTGTGTCTTGTGGCGGGTAGCTCCACCCCTGCTGTGTCTTGTGGCGGGTAGCTCCACCCCTGCTGTGTCCTGGGGCTGGTAGCTCCGCCCCTGCTGTGTCCCGGGGCGGGTAGCTCCGCCCCTGCTGTGTCTTGTGTCCACCTCTTCAGAGGGTGGACGTAGAGATCTGGCCTGAAGGGTGTTGAAACGCTGTAGTGTtgtatttgcttgtgtttttgcCTACTTCTTAGTAGTTGTGGACAATTACGTTGTCATGTTTCCAGCAACAGACATCAGGAGGTCTGATCAGAGGTCTGACAGAAAGAGACTGATCTCAACACCCAGTAACACTTTGGAGTCAAGGGGGAGGCTGCAACAGAAGATATATGTATGGAGAAAAAAACGGTTACAGGGTTACCTCGATCACAGGACCGTAGACTCCAGTCACTCCAGAATCCTCTGTCAGCACAAAACTGGTGCACCCTTGACCTGACCCGGAAGCACTCCCTCTCAGTGTCCCCATTGGAGAGATGTGTGAAGGTTGTGTCTCTGGTTACACTCGTTCTCTGGCAGGGCAGAAACAGGACATGGGTTTGAGGTTCCCTTGTCAATGCTGTGGGTGGGCTCATCCAGATAAAACAACTCCCCATGCAGACAAAGTGCAGGGATCTGCCAGGGCTCAGGGCGCAGAACTCTTTATATTGCTCTTGACATCTTAATACTATGATTGTGACGGGCTGTCAACTGACAGTCACGTGTTACTGACAACATGGGGTGAAGCCTACCAGCAATAATGGTCTGTCTTTAATTTCCTCACTGATCTCCACCTCCCACTCCAAGCAGCCTTCAGGGACTCTCCCATGGGGTGGATCCCAGTACAGCTTAACTTTCCCGtctggatctgcccagagaTCAATCACCTCCACAGCTGCAGGCTTCACTAAAGATACACAGCAGAAATGGAGGTACATGATAAACGACAGCGTTATTTACATCCTGTTGCCAGGAGACAATGTTGTATTCTATAGGAAGGAGGAGACACCGGAATGTTTGGATATGACAGAGAAACTACAGCAATCCTCAACATGGTGGCACAAACGTTGTGTGAAGATATATAATCGTAATACCCTGATTCTGAACTTGCAGGGAGAAGAAGGCAGGCCTCACAACCACGCCTGGAGAGGAGCTGTTCACACAGATGTTGAAATCAGTGAACTCTTCAAGAAGATCATGTGATAAATTGCAGCCTGTCCTAGCCCTGTTTTGAACAATGTAGCTTGGGCACTCCTCAGAATGTTCCATGTCACTATGCCTAGCGGTTTGgaaacacaaaatacacaatgcAATTAAACCACTAACAACCATAATTAAACCTTGCCAGAGCACACCTTCTTCTGGAAGCGTCCACGAGTACATAAAACTGACAGAAgttgtgttattacactgtaATGTGATTACAGACGACTTGCTATGAATCTGCCTACCAGAAGTACAGGTTGTACTGGGCCTTGGCCAGGACGTCAGGGCCATTGAGCCAGGTACACTCCAAGTATTCCTGCTGATGGAACACACAGGAAAATCCCTGGACCCTGGAGCCAATGACACCTGTTGGGGATTGCAAAAAGATTAACAGATACCCCACATATAAATGGATTTAAATAGTGAACAACCACATCcaaaaaaacattgacaaacaaataaatgaatATAATCATAGGATTGGTGGGATATCGTTGTGAGTGGAAGCTACTTGGATGGTcgttttccccctctctgtgatgtcattAGAACCTACCTGTGTTGGAGGGCTGCACGGTCAGATCTGTAAAATTGCTCTGGATCTCTGAGTAGTTAGTGGAGGCTCCTTTCAACAGTGTGTACAGTCTGACCTTTACTGCTTTCTCAAGGTCAAACTGAGCTCTGTAGCTCCTCCTCACTGTTCTGATTGCCTACAGGATCAACCCACACACAGAATATCCTATCCTCAGGCTTCACCTTCTTCACACCCACTCAGACATGAGCGATCACAGACGATGTGTCACTGAAGAGGCTAGGAGCGTGGGAATGTCCCTACCGTCCACCTGCCATTGTATGAGTTGAGATACTCCAGCTGGTAGCGCAGGGTGCAGTCGGTCCTGTTGAGCAGGCTGGCTGGGGGGCTCCAGGTTATCAGGAGTTGTCCCAGACGTCCCTGGTCATGTATCTCAACTTCCTCCGGCGGAGCAACTGAAATGTGTTTCATTTAGAATAAGCATACTTTCAATTATGtacttgtacttactgtaagtcgctctggataagggcatctgctaaatgactaaatgtaaatgtgctaaatgattaaatgtaagtTCACTCTACAGAAACTGAAAAAAtaaccttttctttctctgttgtttgaagaaaaaaagcacAGTTTCTCATCTTCCTGTATGCAGGCTTCCGAAATAGTCAGTGGAGAAATAAGTCAGACCAACTAACCTGTCAATCCATTCATCTGGATAAACCCACTCCAGTGTAGAATTAGCATAAATACAACTTCATGGCCCAGTAAGGTTTTTCTGCTCAGCAACATTCTGCTAAATTCCTTAAAGACGGAAAGAATATCATTTTAAAACAATAGCTAGTCCAGTCTCCTTTGACAACCTAAGCAACCAAGCTGACATGGCCAAATCATGTAAACTATTGCACTAAGTTACCCTATTTGCACTAAGTTACCATAGTTGTTCCACTAAGTTAGCCTATTAGTATTTTTGTACTTTTATATTGAAattttatacagtatatagcTACTTAActttgtatgtttttattttattcgaaATTCTTACAGCCCTttagtattagttagacttTGCACCGTTAGCATAGTTAGACTTGTACACCACTATTCAAGATTTATGACTCCCAATTTGTTGAATGTATGCCAAAGTAGACTCCtggtctgtgcaaactttcctGGCGATAAAAACCCTGTTCTGGTTCTTCTTCTGATTCTATTCCATCTTAATAAACTATTGCTAGATATTAGAAAATCAAATTTTATAGCATTTTTGTGAGCATATTTAGATTTCGTGGATTGAAAAAAATTACTTATGTAAAATACATTCTACATTACAGGGTATTCATCTAATGTTGAATTTAAAATCAGTCTATCATCAGGAAAGAAAAGAGATGAAAAAGGTctaagaggagcaggagaaggcaTTACTTACTGAGTGGTAGCAGCCAGTGTGGAGCTGTGCTCTGCTGAGTTGGAGCAGCAGGAGCTGTTTGTCCCAGACGGTTGAGGAGGCAGTGCTTTTGTATAGCTTATTTAACAAGAGGTTGGATCTACAAAGAGTTACAGATAAGCAGCCACATGAAGGC
Coding sequences within:
- the il13ra2 gene encoding interleukin-13 receptor subunit alpha-2 isoform X1 translates to MLLSRKTLLGHEVVFMLILHWSGFIQMNGLTVAPPEEVEIHDQGRLGQLLITWSPPASLLNRTDCTLRYQLEYLNSYNGRWTAIRTVRRSYRAQFDLEKAVKVRLYTLLKGASTNYSEIQSNFTDLTVQPSNTGVIGSRVQGFSCVFHQQEYLECTWLNGPDVLAKAQYNLYFWHSDMEHSEECPSYIVQNRARTGCNLSHDLLEEFTDFNICVNSSSPGVVVRPAFFSLQVQNQVKPAAVEVIDLWADPDGKVKLYWDPPHGRVPEGCLEWEVEISEEIKDRPLLLRTSVTRDTTFTHLSNGDTERECFRVRSRVHQFCADRGFWSDWSLRSCDRDIQVVPEQDLDVGVVGAVVGITVLILSLCLVAGWTVCTSQKKKAKLFLSSA
- the il13ra2 gene encoding interleukin-13 receptor subunit alpha-2 isoform X2 codes for the protein MLLSRKTLLGHEVVFMLILHWSGFIQMNGLTVAPPEEVEIHDQGRLGQLLITWSPPASLLNRTDCTLRYQLEYLNSYNGRWTAIRTVRRSYRAQFDLEKAVKVRLYTLLKGASTNYSEIQSNFTDLTVQPSNTGVIGSRVQGFSCVFHQQEYLECTWLNGPDVLAKAQYNLYFCSSPGVVVRPAFFSLQVQNQVKPAAVEVIDLWADPDGKVKLYWDPPHGRVPEGCLEWEVEISEEIKDRPLLLRTSVTRDTTFTHLSNGDTERECFRVRSRVHQFCADRGFWSDWSLRSCDRDIQVVPEQDLDVGVVGAVVGITVLILSLCLVAGWTVCTSQKKKAKLFLSSA
- the il13ra2 gene encoding interleukin-13 receptor subunit alpha-2 isoform X3: MLLSRKTLLGHEVVFMLILHWSGFIQMNGLTVAPPEEVEIHDQGRLGQLLITWSPPASLLNRTDCTLRYQLEYLNSYNGRWTAIRTVRRSYRAQFDLEKAVKVRLYTLLKGASTNYSEIQSNFTDLTVQPSNTGVIGSRVQGFSCVFHQQEYLECTWLNGPDVLAKAQYNLYFWHSDMEHSEECPSYIVQNRARTGCNLSHDLLEEFTDFNICVNSSSPGVVVRPAFFSLQVQNQVKPAAVEVIDLWADPDGKVKLYWDPPHGRVPEGCLEWEVEISEEIKDRPLLLRTSVTRDTTFTHLSNGDTERECFRVRSRVHQFCADRGFWSDWSLRSCDRGQISTSTL
- the il13ra2 gene encoding interleukin-13 receptor subunit alpha-2 isoform X4, with protein sequence MLLSRKTLLGHEVVFMLILHWSGFIQMNGLTVAPPEEVEIHDQGRLGQLLITWSPPASLLNRTDCTLRYQLEYLNSYNGRWTAIRTVRRSYRAQFDLEKAVKVRLYTLLKGASTNYSEIQSNFTDLTVQPSNTGVIGSRVQGFSCVFHQQEYLECTWLNGPDVLAKAQYNLYFWHSDMEHSEECPSYIVQNRARTGCNLSHDLLEEFTDFNICVNSSSPGVVVRPAFFSLQVQNQVKPAAVEVIDLWADPDGKVKLYWDPPHGRVPEGCLEWEVEISEEIKDRPLLLRTSVTRDTTFTHLSNGDTERECFRVRSRVHQFCADRGFWSDWSLRSCDRDL